DNA from Archaeoglobus veneficus SNP6:
TTTTTAGTATAAATAGTTTTGCTCAAGACCATAAAAGATTGCGGATATTCAGTTTCAAAACAGTTCGGCATAGTTACGATTGTTTATATTACTTGGATACTTTCAAGCCTCAGAGTGCTTAAATTTGATTTTAGTGTTATCCTTGCCCTATTCTCCCTGCTTGCTCTCTCATTGTTAACCTTAAAGCGCGTAAAGTTTAGCAGAGGAATCATCCTGCAGGAAGTCCTATTCGTCTCAACCTTTTTTATCTCACTGACATACTTAATGCACAAGCCCGAGATTTACTTTGCGTATTCAGAGGATTTCATGGATTTTGCCTTTCTAAAGTCGATTTTAAGGTCGGATTACTTCCCTCCCCAGGACCCGTGGTTCGCCGGGGAGAATCTGTCCTACTACTTCGGACATTTAATCGCTGCAATTCTCATCAAGATCTCGGGAGTTGAAGCTGAAGCTGGTTATAATCTGGCTGTTGCAGCCTTCTTCTCCATTGCCGTGCAGTCGGCCTTTGGGATTGGATACAACCTGAGTGGAAGAAAGCTGCATGGGCTGGCGACAGCAGTTCTTACCTGCTTTACGGGGTTCGTATCCGGATTATTCCAGCTTTTGGCGTACGTCACTGGAACAGGCATATTTAACTACAAACCGTTCAACGGTGGACTTACAGACTGGCTCCTATTGTTTGACTTCTCTTCAGCCACGAGGATAATTCCCCACACGATCAACTTCTACCCGTTTTTCACCTTCCTGCAGGGAGACATGCATGCTCACTTCACGTCGATCCCCTTCCAGCTGGCATTCACTGGAATTTGCCTTGCCATATACCAGAGATTCAACGTGATTTCGTTCGCCTCAGCATTAGCCTTCGCTTTATTCTTTATCGGAATTAACACATGGGACTTCCCCGCATACCTAATTCTGCTCATCGCAACCGCATATCTCGCCACAAAGAACCGGATGTTTTTAATTCCGGGTGTAGCAATCACCATGGCATTTCTTTATTCACTTCTCAACGGCTATATTGGATTTGTCGATGAGAGGACGAATGCTGTGGACTTCCTCCAGATCTTCGCTGTGTTCACTTTTATAACGCTCGCCTATCTTGCAGGGATCAAACTGAGGATGGCAGTAATTCTCCTATCCATCACCACCATCGGCTTCTTGTTGAACTTTCAACTGGCATTTTTGCTGGCTTTAATAGTCTTACTACTGCAGAACAGGAAGAAGGAAGCAGAATTTCCAGCTATCCTGGCGTTAACGGCCATGCTCCTACTCATCTTCTGCGAACTGTTTTACATAGACGATGCTTACGAGGAACCGTATGAGAGAATGAATACGGTGATGAAGGTTTACATGGAAGTCTGGTTGCTCTGGGGCGTTTCGTCAGCTTTCTTTCTGACAAGGTTACGGAAAGCTGCGAAAGCGATTTCCGTAATCCTCATCGCTGCCTCGCTCATTCATCCGTTCGCATCTGCAGTATCGATGCCGAACAAAGCCTTTATGGGCGAAACAGAGGAGCTAACGCTAAACGGGATGAAGTGGCTCGAAGAGTGCAAGCCTGAAGAATACAGAGCGATAAGATGGCTTGAAAATAAAAGTGGAGTGGTTCTGGAGGCTCCCGGAGAGGCTTACAGGTACTCTTCGAGAGTATCAACATTCACGGGACTGCCCACGGTTATTGGCTGGGTTAGCCATGAGGTCATGTGGGGCAGGGGATGGGATGCTGTAAATGAGAGTGTAAGGGATGTTGATTCGATCTATCTGAACGCACCTAAAGATTTGGTCGAGAAGTACAAGATCAGGTACATCTTCGTTGGAGAGGTTGAAAAGAAGAGGTATGGAAAAATAAGGCTGGATGAGTGCGAGTGGTTGAGGAAGGCTTACGAGGATTGTGGAGTCGTTGTGTATGAGGTGTTGGAGAACTGAGCCTGAGATTTACTGCAAAAAATGGCCGCTGGCTTGAGGAAATTCTTACCGCAGAGAGTCCGATGCAAAGTGGAAAATCGCTGCAACCGCAAGAACTACCATCAATGAGGCAAACTTGCCGTAGGCTACTCTCTTTGCATAAAACTCACCTCTGATGTTCAATGGCAGCAGATCCCTCATCCACGAACTCCAGGCAACTGCTGAGATTTCCTTGAATACGCTGTAGATTACGAAGATCACCACGAACCACGTAATGGAACCCGTCAAGCAAGCCCCAGCAATTAGCAGCAGAGAGATGCGTGAAATTAAGTTGGCAACAAAAGACACCTTCTTTCTGCCGAAGTTCTCGGCAAGAGCGGCAAATGGAATCTGGACTAGCTGCGAAACAAATGGAATGGCTGCAACGAGACCCCTATTAAGGCAGGATCGCCACATTGAGTATTTAATGCTGGGTGGTGAAACACATGATGAAACATGATGACGTAAAAAAAACCCACAAAAAACAACCAATCAAAGGGAGCCAATCTTCGCAGCCAGCTTCGCCAGCACATCCTTCCTCTTCGCCGGTATGAACTTTATCGAGCCGACGACGAGGTGGCCTCCGCCTTCAACGCCAGCGTTCGGCACTTCCTGCTGCAATTCCTTCACAAATCGCGGTATGTCAAGTTCAACCCCTTCGCTCCTTATTACGGCAAAATCCGGGCCGTATCCGATTGTTACAATCTTTGGATGTTCCTTCTTGAGCCTGTCGTGAATCTCGCCTGTCAGCTTGCCAGGCGGAGGGAAGGTAAAGCGCTTTGCATAGTTCTCGACGTCGAAAGCTGCAAGGGCAATGCCATTTGGCAGCGTTTGCACCTTCACGCCGGCCATTGCCGTGTCGAGCTGCTCTTCTATGGCTTTCTTTGCATAACCAGCAAGCATATCAACGAGCTTTCTCTGTCTGTCCTTCCTGCCGAATCCAAGGATTTCGTGGATTATGCCACTTGCAGACCTGAAGCGAAGGTAAAAACCCTCAAATTCAAGCGCAAGTCCAATATCGTACAGCTCCTCTCTTGTACAGCCGGATAGCTCTATGTACTTTTCCACCTCACCCTCGCTTCTATCACCTACAATGGACACTGCGGCGAGCAGTTCCAGTCCATCGACTTCGGGATTCACCATCCTCGCAATCTCAACGCATAGCACACCGGAGGTGTAGTTGCTGTCCCCTCCCACCTTGTAGGGGTTTACGTGATAGAGAAGATAGCTATCAACCTCCTCGTCGGGGTAGTGGTGGTCTATGGTTATGACGTCCGCTCCGAATGCGAGGAACTGCCGTATTGCCGGCACATCCTCACTGCCAGAACCGTTATCCACAAGCACGACAAGAGGTATCTTATCGCCGTGCTTTTCAACGTCCTCAAGAGCCTCATCCAAGTCTTTAACAACGTCTTCAAGCTCGTAGAACGGTGCTCTCGACACCTTTCTTTTCACGAGATAGTACTTCGCCTCGCTATCTGCATTGGTCTTCTCAACAAGATCAACGAGTGCCTTTTCGAGGGCTACGCCCCCACAAACACCATCAGCATCCCAGTGGTGCCTTATGATTATGGGTCTCGACTCAAAAACGGCTTTTCTTAGCTCTTTGGCAACGTTCATCATCTCTTCCTTAAGCCCTTTGAGAATCTCGCTTTCAATGAGGAATCCGGAAAAGATTGGCTCGCTCCTCCTCTCGAGCTCCTCCTGAATCATTCGATGTATTTCATATGCTTCTTCGCCAAGAAGTCTCTCCATCTCAAGGACTTCGAGCTGGGGCTTCGCGTCCCTTTTCTTAACGATTCCAATTGCCCTTACGACATCGTCAACCTTTATCTCTGGATACGCTCTATCTCCACCTTCGAAGGCGGCAGCATTAACACTTCCCGTCTCATCGAGAATCGTAAAAATCGTTGGCCCGCCAGTCTGCCTAATGTGGGTAATCTTCCCCCTTATCTCAACCATTTTGCCCGCAAGACTCTCGAGTTCAGCAATCTTTACTGCTGGAGCCTCTTTAGAAATTTCCACAATAGCGTAGCCATCCATAGGGTTGGGGACGAGGTCAATTTCACCAGTAGGTCTTATAGCAGAAACTTTGACAAGAATATCGTCGTTTTCCGAAACTTTGATGTTGCCGAGGTTCTTCTTGTGAATTAGTCCCCTGAGCCTCTTGTTGAGGCTTACGAACACACCTATGTCCGTTATGCTCGAAACCTTTCCTACATAAACTCTGTTCAGCCTTACGTCCTCTAAACCACAGCTATTCCTGAGAAGGTACGCGTGGGGCTTTCTTCTGCATTGCGGGCAAAGATCGGCATTTCCAAAAACCTTCGCCCCGCATAGCCTGCATTTTCCTGCTTTCCCACTACCATTGCAGTTTTTGCAAACTTCTGTTCTTTTTACGACTCCCGTCCCCTTGCAAACACCACAAATTCCTTTTGCAAACATCTCGAGCTGTTCTGCGCTTAGTTCTGCAGTAATCTTTGGGTCGAAGCTCTTGGCCTTCCCGCTACCTCCGCAGATTCTGCAGGGCTCTTCGACTTCAATGTATCCCTTGCCACCGCAGACATCGCATATCATGCTGAATCCCGGAATAATGAAAACAGCTTATAAATTGTTCCGTGATACATCACGAGTTTTTCGAGTTTCAACTGCAGGCTTCGCCAGGCGTAGTCGTCAACCTCAAATTCCACGCCGCTGTACTTTATATCCTTTAAAATCAGCCCGTAAGCTGGTGCGGGCTCGATTCTCTCCCTGTGCTTTTCCGGGTTCAGCATTTCCTCAAACCACTCCACACTTCTGTGCCTGCTACCAACAGCTTCAAGCGCTGCGATTATGCAGCGTACCATGTTCCACGTGAACGCGTTCCCTTCTATCTCAAAAATCAGAAAGTCTCCGTTCACACGAAGTTCGACGTTGTAGATTGTTCTTACGCAGCTCTGTCCCTCTCCAAACTTTTTCGTGAAGTTTGTGAAGTCGTGGGTGCCGAGCAATAGCTTTGCAGCTTTGCGCATCGCGGAAATGTCGTACTCTCTGGAGTAGAGGACGTAAATGTACGTTCTACTTGTTGCGTAGCGGGGATTAAAGTCATCGGGAACCTTCGCCCACGCCCACACAACTATGTCGTCAGGAAGGTTCGCATTTATGACCCTCGGCAAAACCTTCTTGGCATCGCTGACGTCCAGTGCAACAACCTGACTAAAAGCATGGACGCCTGCATCTGTCCTTCCGGCGCATTTGTAGTTGGATGCTTTTACGTTTATCCCCAAGCTCTCAAATGCTTTAAAGAGCTCTCCTTCAACCGTCCTCTCGTCCGGCTGGTATTGAAAGCCGGCAAAGTCCGTGCCGATATATGCAAGCTTTAAAGCGACCCTCATATCCTCAGCAAAGAAGAACGAAACCGTCCATCGTATTAATCTTGCGTTTTGACATTTGCTTCCCCAGATCATGGCAAGCTGGCAAAAAGTTAGTACTAAACAATCATTTAATATAATTTAACAATTTACTTAACTACAAATACAAAGTTAATTCGAAACACAACAGTAGGATTAGTCCCCATCGATTTTAAGAACAATCCTTGAAAAACTCTTAACTTTTTTAACATTTTCGCAAAGTTAGTAACACTTAAAAATCGAGTGTCAAACCCGCAGCCATGAGAAAGAGCTCTCTCGCAACATTGCTGCTGCTGGCACTCGCCCTTACGCTTGCAGGCTGCATTCAGGAAAAGCCAAAAGTTCAGCAAGCCCCACAGGCAGGTATAACAATAACAGACATGGCTGGAAGAACGATTACGCTGAACGAGACGCCGGAGAGAGTAGTTGTTCTAACGAGCTACTGGGCTGAAACGCTGCGATTGCTTGAGGTTGATGATAAAGTCGTTGGAGTTGGAAACTACGTTCCAGAATCCGATTATATTTCTGAAAGCATTAAAAACAAGCCGACAGTGGGGAGTACCTTCAAAGGTGTAAACTGGGAAGCCGTTGCGAGCTTAAACCCCGATTTAATAATAACGGACTGGTATGGCGGAAAATACAAGGATAAAGAAATCATAGAGAAAGCAGAACAGCTTGGAATTCCCGTTATAGCTTTGCAGGCGAAGACAGTTGAAGACAACATAAAGTGCATTGAAATACTTGGAAAGGCGTTTGGAAAGGAGGACAAAGCGAAGGAAATCGTTGATTTCATGAACTCGAAGCTGGATGAGGTAAAAGAGATCTCGAAGCAGGTTCCAGAGAAAAAAGTTCTTGTGATTTCTGCTCCTAAGGACATATCCGGCCCCATCACAGTTTATGCGAAAGGAAGTGCCTGGGGAAGTATTCCTGAAATAGTCGGAGCTCACAACGTCGCTTTTGACAAGGAGTTCGACACGCAGTGGCCAAAGGTGGATTTGGAGAAGATCATAGCTTGGTGGAACGACACTGATGTGCTGATAGTAATCTCGTTTGACGAGAAAAAGCTCGAAGAGGCAGTTAAGAAGATAAAAGAGGACGAAAGGTGGAAAGAAGTTAAGGCAGTAAAAGAGAGGCATGTGTACGGAATTCTCGCTGGGGGCAAGTTTGGACATTTCCTGGACTGGGGGCCAAGAATAGCTGTCGGAGTTTACCAGTTTGGCTGTGCAGTCTATCCAGAACAGTATCCGAGATGGCAGAAGGTTGCAGATGAGCTGCTGAGCTTTTACGACATGAGCTTTTACAGAACTGTCGTCGACACGGAGGGCAGAGAGGTAAAAGTTCCGCTTAAGGTTGAGAGAGCTGTTGTTCTCGCTGGCCAAGTTGCTGAACTGATGTACTGCTGGGGTGACTTCGATAAGGTTGTGGGTATAACGAGGTGGGCAGAAAAGAACCCCGTTCTTGCGAAATTCACGAATCTCAAAGAAATTCCAGCAGTTGGTGGAGGAAGAGATCCGAACGTTGAGGCGATAATATCGCTGAAGCCGGACATCGTTATAACCTACGGTGGAGAATACGGCTATTCAACGCCCAGGAGTGTGATAGAACAGCTCGAAAAAGCTGGAATCCCGGTAGTCCTTGTAGAGCTTAGTAACCTCGACGAGGTGTACAGAACCATAGAAATCGTTGGAGAAATTCTGAATAAAGAGGACAAAGCCAGTGAAACGATAGACCAGATGAAAGAAGTGATTGCCCTGGTTAAGGATGAGGCAGGCAAGATACCTAAAGAAGAGAGAATTAAGGCAATATGGCTCTGGAGTAAGCCCACGAAGGTTACAGGCAATTCAGGAGTTACGAACGATTTAATCATTAATGCTGGAGCCATAAATCCCGCAAGCGAGCTCGAAGGGAAGTACGTGGAAGTCCCACTTGAAAAAATCGTTGCCTGGAATCCGGACGTTATAATAATCTGGAGTTCTGCAAAGTATGGCCCTGAAGATCTGATAAATGACCCAAGATGGCAGGATATAAGCGCGATTAAGAATGAGAAGGTGTACAAACAACCAAGGCTCCTGGCAGACACTTGGAGCATAAGGGTTGCAGTACTTCAGGCATGGATGTTCGACAAGTTCTATCCGGGCAGAATAGACTTCAACAGCACAGCAAACGAATTCTTCGAGTACTTCTACGGAGTAAGTTACGAGGAATTCGAAAAGGAGTTTGAAGTATGAGCCGTAGAGTTATCTTGCTATTTTTTCTGATCTTTCCAGTTTTTTCTTTCTTCCTCAGTCTGTGTATTGGAGCTTATCACATACCCCTGTCAGCCATAATAAAGATGATTACCGCAAAAACTCTGGAAGCCATAACGTTTGGCAGATTCAGCCTGGAGCTGAACTACCCCTCCACGTACGAGACTATTCTGTTCCAGATCAGGCTTCCACGCGTAATCACTGCGATGCTCGTTGGCTCTGCTCTGGCTGTTTCTGGAGCGGTACTGCAGGCCACTTTCAGGAATCCGCTCGTTGACTCGTACATAATAGGTATCTCTGCTGGAGCTGCGTTTGGAGCTGCTCTGGCTTTCGGATTCCTGCCAGCAAGCATAGAGGTTTCAGCTTTCGTTTTTTCAATGGTTGCGATGTTCCTGACATACACCCTTGCAAAGATAAGAGGAAGGGTTACCGTCATCTCGTTAATTCTGGCCGGGATAATAATGAATGCGTTCTTCTCAGCCTTAACGTCCATGTTGAAGTTTTTAATGGAGCACGAGAAGCTTGCGGGCGTTGTTTACTGGCTGATGGGCAGTTTTGCCAGCGCAGACTGGAGCGTCGTATCCCGCATAACAATTCCGATAACTGCTGGTTGTATTGCCATATGCCTCATGAGATGGCACCTGAACGTCCTTTCCATGGGCGAGGAAGCGCAGATTCTTGGCATAGACGTTGGAAAGATGAGGTTTATCTACGTCTCGATAGTTTCCTTCATGACCGCAATAGCCGTTGCGCACTGCGGTATAATCGGCTGGGTTGGTCTGATCATGCCTCACATCGTCAGAATGGCCTTTGGGCCTGACCATAAAACCCTGATTCCCCTGTCAATTGCTATAGGAGCGGGTTTTATGGTTCTGGCGGATGATGTGGCGAGAGCTTTAACTACGTTCGAAATACCCATTGGTATCGTAACTACAATCCTCGGTATTCCATTTTTCGTCTATTTGCTCAGGAAAACGGGAGGAGGGGAATGGTATGCTTGAGGTTAAAAATTTGAAGTTCAGATATAACGGTTTCGAAGTAAACGCAAGTCTGAACGTGAATAAAGGAGAAATCCTGACGCTCCTCGGCCCGAACGGATGTGGAAAGACGACATTGCTCAGGTGTATATACGGAATCCTTAATCCCAAAACCCCGTGTGTTTACCTTGATGGCAAAGATGTTCATTCTATGGATTTGAGAGAAAGGGCTAAAAAAATGGGATATGTTCCTCAAACCCACCATCCAGGCTTTCCATATACGGTTCTGGAATTCGTCGTGATGGGGAGAGCTTCGCAAATATCCACATTTGAATCACCGGGTAGTGAAGATTACAGAATTGCTTTGGAGGCTTTGAAACTCGTTGGCATTGAAAATTTGGCAGATAAGCCGTACACGCAGATCAGCGGTGGGCAACTGCAATTAGCTTTAATAGCGAGGGCTCTCGTTCAAAACCCGAGAGCAATCCTGTTCGACGAGCCTACTGCGCATCTCGACTTCAAGAATCAGGTAAAGGTTCTTGAGATGATCAGAAGGATTACGGCTGAAAAGAAGGTTGCGACGATTTTAACTCTGCACGATCCGAACCTTGCTGGCATGTACTCGGATAAGATAGCTCTCATTAAAGGCGGAAAAATCCACGCAGTCGGAGAGCCTGAAGAGGTACTGACAGAAAATGAGTTAAGTCAGGTATATGAGATCAGTATTAAAGTTATCAACGCAGATTCTTTCAGGTTCGTAATCCCTGTTCTTAACGAACTCAAAAATCATTAGAAGTGATAATACTTAAATACAATCCAGCGTATAAGCTTCATGCATCTTAGCCTTATAATGGGATACGGAGCTTCGATGCTTCCAATGCTCACGAGAATTCTCGAAGACGAATCAAAGCGCCTCGGCTTTAACTATCTCGCTGTGAGTGATTCTCTCTCGGCTGTTCATGTTGATGAAATAAAAAACAGTGATGCAATCTTTCTCTACACGTACCAGCTTCCGGAGGAAGTGGAAAAGGCCATCGAGGAATCAAAGGCAAAAATCGTTGTTTCCGCTTCAGAAAACTATTTCCACCTTTCGAGAGGTCGGTCGGGTTTTTTAGGCAAGGCTGTAGAGTACTTTAAGACGGGTGGAGAGAATAATCTGAGAAACCTCGTGAGGTTCTTGCTCTGGGCTGCCGGAATGGACGTTAACGTCGGAGAGGTCGAAGAAGTCCCGTGGCACGCGATATACCACCCACGGATGGGTCTGTTTGAAAACACGAAGAAATATTTTAGAGATTACCCGTTCTCAAGCTTCCCCCTCGTTGGAGTGCTAATTCACAGAACCTGCTGGCTTTACAGGAACATAAGACATTTTGAAGCTCTTATTGAGGCTTTCGAGCGTGAAAGGCTTGGTGTTCTTCCGGTTTTTACCCACGGCTGGAGGGATGAACTGCTGAACACACCTTCGAAGGAGGACACGATAAGGGAGTTCTTCTTCGTTGATGGAAAGCCGGTGGTTGATGCTGTTGTTAACCTCACGTACTTCTTCCTGCTCGATCATGGGAAGGAAAGGAGCGAAGAAGACAGATTTAAGGTTGTCGAAGGATTGGAGCTCCTGAGGGAGCTGAATGTCCCGATAATTCAGCCCTGCTTCTCATCATCGCAAAGTGTTAGCGAGTGGAAGGAGTCGGAACACGGAGTGGACTACCTTTCTCAGGTTTACACCGTTGTAATGCCAGAAGTTGACGGGCTGATAGAACCGGTTTATCTGGCGGGAACGAAGGTAAGTGATAACGGAGTTAAGAAGTTCGAACCTTACAAGGAACACGCGAAGTACCTTGCAAAAAGGGTGAAAAAGTGGATTGAATTAAGGAAGAAGAAGCCGGAGGAACGAAGAATTGCAATCGTCCTCATAAATCCGCCGTGTAAAGGTTTAGAGGCAAGTGTCGCCGTTGGTTTTGGGCTCGATGTTCCCGAAAGCGTTGCAAGGCTGCTGAACAGGTTGAAGGACGAAGGCTACAGAATTGAAAATCCTCCTAAAAACGGAAAGGAGCTTGTAGATATTATACTCGAGAGGAAGGCGATAAGCGAGTTCCGCTGGACGAGTGTTGAGGAGATCGTAGAGAAAGGCGGGGCTGTTGATTTTGTAGATGCTGAAACGTACGTGGAGTGGTTTAACGAATTGCCTGCAAATGCAAGGGAGGCGATGGTAAGGGAGTGGAGTGAGCCAGAAGACGTTTTGTCTGGCAGTGTTGACAAGGAACTGGCTGGTATGGTTTATAACGGCAAATTCGTGATTCCCGGACTGCTCTTCGGCAACGTCTTCATAACACCTCAGCCAAAGTTTGGGTGTGCAGGCAGCAGGTGCGACGGAAAGGTTTGCAGAATTCTCCATAATCCAACCATTCCTCCCCCGCATCAGTGGCTTGCAGTTTATCGCTGGATTACGAGAGTATTTAAGGCTGATGTGATCATTCACTTTGGCACGCACGGCTACTTGGAGTTCAGACCGGGTAAGGGTGTCGGCTTATCACCATCCTGCTGGCCGGAGATAAGCATTGACGATGTTCCGCATTTGTACGTTTACAACGTTGCGAATCCAATGGAGGGGGTTATAGCGAAGAGAAGGAGCTACGCAACCATCGTTGATCACGTTTATCTGCCAATGGCAATGGCTGATGTGCTTGAAGAACTGGAGGAGCTTTTAACGCAGTACTCCAAGGCTAAACAGCTTGGGGAGGAGGCAAGAGCGGAGAAGATTTACGAGGAAATAATT
Protein-coding regions in this window:
- a CDS encoding DUF2298 domain-containing protein, translating into MLKTIKDCGYSVSKQFGIVTIVYITWILSSLRVLKFDFSVILALFSLLALSLLTLKRVKFSRGIILQEVLFVSTFFISLTYLMHKPEIYFAYSEDFMDFAFLKSILRSDYFPPQDPWFAGENLSYYFGHLIAAILIKISGVEAEAGYNLAVAAFFSIAVQSAFGIGYNLSGRKLHGLATAVLTCFTGFVSGLFQLLAYVTGTGIFNYKPFNGGLTDWLLLFDFSSATRIIPHTINFYPFFTFLQGDMHAHFTSIPFQLAFTGICLAIYQRFNVISFASALAFALFFIGINTWDFPAYLILLIATAYLATKNRMFLIPGVAITMAFLYSLLNGYIGFVDERTNAVDFLQIFAVFTFITLAYLAGIKLRMAVILLSITTIGFLLNFQLAFLLALIVLLLQNRKKEAEFPAILALTAMLLLIFCELFYIDDAYEEPYERMNTVMKVYMEVWLLWGVSSAFFLTRLRKAAKAISVILIAASLIHPFASAVSMPNKAFMGETEELTLNGMKWLEECKPEEYRAIRWLENKSGVVLEAPGEAYRYSSRVSTFTGLPTVIGWVSHEVMWGRGWDAVNESVRDVDSIYLNAPKDLVEKYKIRYIFVGEVEKKRYGKIRLDECEWLRKAYEDCGVVVYEVLEN
- a CDS encoding DHH family phosphoesterase, which gives rise to MICDVCGGKGYIEVEEPCRICGGSGKAKSFDPKITAELSAEQLEMFAKGICGVCKGTGVVKRTEVCKNCNGSGKAGKCRLCGAKVFGNADLCPQCRRKPHAYLLRNSCGLEDVRLNRVYVGKVSSITDIGVFVSLNKRLRGLIHKKNLGNIKVSENDDILVKVSAIRPTGEIDLVPNPMDGYAIVEISKEAPAVKIAELESLAGKMVEIRGKITHIRQTGGPTIFTILDETGSVNAAAFEGGDRAYPEIKVDDVVRAIGIVKKRDAKPQLEVLEMERLLGEEAYEIHRMIQEELERRSEPIFSGFLIESEILKGLKEEMMNVAKELRKAVFESRPIIIRHHWDADGVCGGVALEKALVDLVEKTNADSEAKYYLVKRKVSRAPFYELEDVVKDLDEALEDVEKHGDKIPLVVLVDNGSGSEDVPAIRQFLAFGADVITIDHHYPDEEVDSYLLYHVNPYKVGGDSNYTSGVLCVEIARMVNPEVDGLELLAAVSIVGDRSEGEVEKYIELSGCTREELYDIGLALEFEGFYLRFRSASGIIHEILGFGRKDRQRKLVDMLAGYAKKAIEEQLDTAMAGVKVQTLPNGIALAAFDVENYAKRFTFPPPGKLTGEIHDRLKKEHPKIVTIGYGPDFAVIRSEGVELDIPRFVKELQQEVPNAGVEGGGHLVVGSIKFIPAKRKDVLAKLAAKIGSL
- the truA gene encoding tRNA pseudouridine(38-40) synthase TruA; this encodes MRVALKLAYIGTDFAGFQYQPDERTVEGELFKAFESLGINVKASNYKCAGRTDAGVHAFSQVVALDVSDAKKVLPRVINANLPDDIVVWAWAKVPDDFNPRYATSRTYIYVLYSREYDISAMRKAAKLLLGTHDFTNFTKKFGEGQSCVRTIYNVELRVNGDFLIFEIEGNAFTWNMVRCIIAALEAVGSRHRSVEWFEEMLNPEKHRERIEPAPAYGLILKDIKYSGVEFEVDDYAWRSLQLKLEKLVMYHGTIYKLFSLFRDSA
- a CDS encoding ABC transporter substrate-binding protein, encoding MRKSSLATLLLLALALTLAGCIQEKPKVQQAPQAGITITDMAGRTITLNETPERVVVLTSYWAETLRLLEVDDKVVGVGNYVPESDYISESIKNKPTVGSTFKGVNWEAVASLNPDLIITDWYGGKYKDKEIIEKAEQLGIPVIALQAKTVEDNIKCIEILGKAFGKEDKAKEIVDFMNSKLDEVKEISKQVPEKKVLVISAPKDISGPITVYAKGSAWGSIPEIVGAHNVAFDKEFDTQWPKVDLEKIIAWWNDTDVLIVISFDEKKLEEAVKKIKEDERWKEVKAVKERHVYGILAGGKFGHFLDWGPRIAVGVYQFGCAVYPEQYPRWQKVADELLSFYDMSFYRTVVDTEGREVKVPLKVERAVVLAGQVAELMYCWGDFDKVVGITRWAEKNPVLAKFTNLKEIPAVGGGRDPNVEAIISLKPDIVITYGGEYGYSTPRSVIEQLEKAGIPVVLVELSNLDEVYRTIEIVGEILNKEDKASETIDQMKEVIALVKDEAGKIPKEERIKAIWLWSKPTKVTGNSGVTNDLIINAGAINPASELEGKYVEVPLEKIVAWNPDVIIIWSSAKYGPEDLINDPRWQDISAIKNEKVYKQPRLLADTWSIRVAVLQAWMFDKFYPGRIDFNSTANEFFEYFYGVSYEEFEKEFEV
- a CDS encoding FecCD family ABC transporter permease gives rise to the protein MSRRVILLFFLIFPVFSFFLSLCIGAYHIPLSAIIKMITAKTLEAITFGRFSLELNYPSTYETILFQIRLPRVITAMLVGSALAVSGAVLQATFRNPLVDSYIIGISAGAAFGAALAFGFLPASIEVSAFVFSMVAMFLTYTLAKIRGRVTVISLILAGIIMNAFFSALTSMLKFLMEHEKLAGVVYWLMGSFASADWSVVSRITIPITAGCIAICLMRWHLNVLSMGEEAQILGIDVGKMRFIYVSIVSFMTAIAVAHCGIIGWVGLIMPHIVRMAFGPDHKTLIPLSIAIGAGFMVLADDVARALTTFEIPIGIVTTILGIPFFVYLLRKTGGGEWYA
- a CDS encoding ABC transporter ATP-binding protein — encoded protein: MLEVKNLKFRYNGFEVNASLNVNKGEILTLLGPNGCGKTTLLRCIYGILNPKTPCVYLDGKDVHSMDLRERAKKMGYVPQTHHPGFPYTVLEFVVMGRASQISTFESPGSEDYRIALEALKLVGIENLADKPYTQISGGQLQLALIARALVQNPRAILFDEPTAHLDFKNQVKVLEMIRRITAEKKVATILTLHDPNLAGMYSDKIALIKGGKIHAVGEPEEVLTENELSQVYEISIKVINADSFRFVIPVLNELKNH
- a CDS encoding cobaltochelatase subunit CobN, which codes for MHLSLIMGYGASMLPMLTRILEDESKRLGFNYLAVSDSLSAVHVDEIKNSDAIFLYTYQLPEEVEKAIEESKAKIVVSASENYFHLSRGRSGFLGKAVEYFKTGGENNLRNLVRFLLWAAGMDVNVGEVEEVPWHAIYHPRMGLFENTKKYFRDYPFSSFPLVGVLIHRTCWLYRNIRHFEALIEAFERERLGVLPVFTHGWRDELLNTPSKEDTIREFFFVDGKPVVDAVVNLTYFFLLDHGKERSEEDRFKVVEGLELLRELNVPIIQPCFSSSQSVSEWKESEHGVDYLSQVYTVVMPEVDGLIEPVYLAGTKVSDNGVKKFEPYKEHAKYLAKRVKKWIELRKKKPEERRIAIVLINPPCKGLEASVAVGFGLDVPESVARLLNRLKDEGYRIENPPKNGKELVDIILERKAISEFRWTSVEEIVEKGGAVDFVDAETYVEWFNELPANAREAMVREWSEPEDVLSGSVDKELAGMVYNGKFVIPGLLFGNVFITPQPKFGCAGSRCDGKVCRILHNPTIPPPHQWLAVYRWITRVFKADVIIHFGTHGYLEFRPGKGVGLSPSCWPEISIDDVPHLYVYNVANPMEGVIAKRRSYATIVDHVYLPMAMADVLEELEELLTQYSKAKQLGEEARAEKIYEEIIAKAKENNVPVRGEGEKAIEEIHRYVEAVRGTQIESGLHIFAHPNVEKLAEHVATIMAYDSHEFPSIRRVLAEYIGLDYDEMRRNPSAVNSLGMTNAETLELLHRKAIAIIDELLKLESKESHDIAAIVKKHVGSLRC